A genomic segment from Deinococcus humi encodes:
- a CDS encoding LacI family DNA-binding transcriptional regulator codes for MMPPDPPPESSRRITLREVARALGVSVATVSNAYNRPDQLSATLRERVLETARSLGYGGPDPLARSLRRGRTGVIGVVYDAPLEYAFADPAAAQFLGSLAQSLQSASLNLLLLASPGDPQADPLSPVQSASVDGLIVYSAAQNSELLRAVLLRGLPTVLVDQDHHAQAAGVGIDDAGGAAQAARHLLELGHTQIGVLCLELGPRQGGGRVAPGREQQVAYHPSAERLRGYRETVGAVTGSIEGAGVRLYLTEAERNTVPEGEACALELLGAEPQITALLCMSDVLAQGALRAALTLGWPVPQRLSVIGYDDSPGSADLNLTTVWQPTSDKGRQVGQAMLALLSGQTPSDVRLPTRLVVRGSTAQCPTTG; via the coding sequence ATGATGCCGCCTGACCCTCCTCCAGAGTCCAGCCGGCGCATCACCCTGCGGGAGGTCGCGCGGGCGTTGGGGGTGAGTGTGGCGACCGTTAGCAACGCTTACAACCGCCCCGATCAGCTCTCGGCGACGCTGCGGGAGAGGGTATTGGAAACGGCCCGCTCGCTGGGCTACGGGGGGCCTGATCCGTTGGCGCGTAGCCTGCGGCGGGGCCGGACCGGCGTCATTGGCGTGGTGTACGACGCGCCGCTGGAGTACGCCTTCGCTGACCCCGCCGCCGCGCAGTTTCTGGGCAGTCTGGCGCAGTCGCTGCAGTCGGCCTCACTGAACCTGCTGCTGCTGGCCAGTCCTGGCGATCCCCAGGCCGACCCGCTGTCCCCGGTGCAGAGCGCCAGCGTGGACGGCCTGATCGTGTACAGCGCCGCGCAGAACAGCGAGTTGCTGCGCGCGGTGCTGTTGCGCGGCCTGCCGACGGTGCTGGTGGACCAGGACCACCACGCCCAGGCCGCCGGTGTGGGTATCGATGACGCCGGGGGAGCGGCGCAGGCCGCGCGGCACCTGCTGGAACTGGGCCATACCCAGATCGGCGTGCTGTGTCTGGAACTCGGTCCACGTCAGGGCGGTGGACGGGTCGCGCCGGGGCGGGAACAGCAGGTTGCCTATCACCCCAGCGCTGAGCGGCTACGCGGTTACCGGGAGACGGTAGGCGCGGTGACCGGATCGATTGAGGGCGCAGGGGTCAGGCTCTACCTGACTGAGGCCGAGCGCAACACTGTGCCCGAGGGCGAGGCCTGCGCGCTGGAACTGCTGGGCGCCGAACCGCAGATCACCGCCCTGCTGTGTATGAGCGACGTACTGGCCCAGGGCGCTCTGCGCGCCGCCCTGACCCTGGGCTGGCCGGTGCCGCAGCGCCTGAGCGTCATCGGCTACGACGATTCGCCGGGCAGCGCCGACCTGAACCTGACCACCGTGTGGCAACCCACCTCCGATAAGGGGAGGCAGGTAGGGCAGGCCATGCTGGCGTTGCTGAGCGGCCAGACGCCATCGGACGTGCGGCTCCCGACCCGTTTGGTGGTGCGTGGCAGTACGGCCCAGTGCCCCACCACCGGCTGA
- a CDS encoding MFS transporter: MTALHTHPDHAESARRAVSLIFLVNGAFFATWAVNIPGLRDALTLSEAQIGGALLAIGLGALITMPLTGGWTARYGSGPVTRVAVVMCMLSLAVPFLVPNYLGLVLTLTLLGAANGSLDVAMNAQGVTVEQTLKRPVLSRLHAYFSLGGVLGAGLGTLLVGRVPMLTHVLLVVGVTTLAGILAGRFLMPDQPVAATSAKETSPQPSRRRVGISSAALLLGLLCFLGMLSEGANYDWAALYFRDILKQEGGSAGIGYTAFVVTMTLGRWFGDQARGRLGDEAIVRVGSAVTALGLGLALLAQGPVFAAFGFALSGLGLSNVVPVLYGAAGHALAGRGIAQVATIGYGGFLLGPPLIGFVAQHAGLRAALGVALAGALLVALLGGGAFALLRRRAATAQVHPAGAEGPAS; this comes from the coding sequence ATGACCGCCCTGCACACCCATCCTGACCACGCCGAATCGGCCCGCCGCGCCGTCAGCCTGATCTTTCTCGTCAACGGGGCCTTCTTTGCCACCTGGGCGGTCAATATTCCCGGCCTGCGCGACGCCCTGACACTGAGTGAGGCGCAGATCGGTGGGGCCTTGCTGGCCATTGGCCTGGGTGCCCTAATCACCATGCCGCTGACCGGCGGCTGGACGGCGCGGTACGGCAGCGGGCCGGTGACGCGCGTGGCGGTGGTGATGTGCATGCTGTCATTGGCCGTGCCTTTCCTGGTGCCCAATTACCTGGGATTGGTGCTCACGTTGACGCTCCTGGGGGCGGCCAACGGCAGTCTGGACGTGGCGATGAACGCCCAGGGAGTGACGGTGGAACAGACTCTGAAACGTCCGGTCCTGAGCCGCCTGCACGCCTACTTCAGCCTGGGTGGGGTGCTGGGGGCGGGGCTGGGGACGCTGCTGGTCGGCCGCGTGCCGATGCTGACGCATGTCTTGCTCGTGGTGGGGGTCACCACGCTGGCGGGCATTCTGGCAGGCCGCTTTCTGATGCCGGACCAGCCCGTCGCAGCCACATCGGCAAAGGAAACCTCGCCCCAGCCGTCTCGCCGACGCGTGGGCATCAGCTCCGCCGCGTTGCTGCTGGGCCTGCTGTGTTTTCTGGGCATGCTCTCCGAGGGTGCCAATTACGACTGGGCCGCACTGTATTTCCGCGACATCCTGAAACAGGAGGGCGGCAGCGCCGGTATCGGCTACACCGCTTTCGTCGTCACCATGACCCTGGGCCGCTGGTTCGGGGACCAGGCTCGCGGACGGCTAGGCGACGAGGCCATCGTGCGGGTTGGCTCGGCGGTCACAGCATTGGGCTTGGGCCTGGCGCTGCTGGCGCAGGGACCAGTCTTCGCGGCCTTCGGATTCGCCCTGTCGGGCCTGGGGCTGAGCAACGTCGTGCCGGTGCTGTACGGCGCGGCTGGGCACGCGCTGGCGGGGCGTGGCATCGCACAGGTCGCCACCATCGGTTACGGCGGCTTCCTGCTGGGGCCACCGCTGATCGGCTTCGTGGCCCAGCACGCGGGTTTGCGGGCCGCCCTGGGGGTAGCCCTGGCCGGGGCCTTGCTGGTGGCCTTGCTGGGAGGAGGGGCCTTCGCGCTACTGCGTCGGCGCGCGGCCACCGCGCAGGTCCACCCAGCAGGGGCAGAAGGACCAGCATCTTAA
- a CDS encoding ferritin-like domain-containing protein → MSNKPANNEVNEKLLNRRKFLGAAGAVGAGTLLAGCAPGMTGGAMAQGSMDKKPNLDGTIFNFALNLEYLEAAFYLAAVGRLEELDAVGGDSSKVILPAGFTGKGGAGIKFESADVAAYANEIASDELNHVRIIRTVLGKGAVAQPMIDLGPAFLAAGNAASGGAITGFNPFANDLFFLHGAFIFEDVGVSAYKGAARLLTDTSAGGNLENAAGILAVEAYHAGQIRTLLYQQRNTQVTPALKVSDVVAAISNLRDAVDGASDVDQGILNAAGGANIVLADNNSIAFSRTPRQVGNIVFLKVDAVKGGFFPEGLNGDFAAILAL, encoded by the coding sequence ATGAGCAACAAGCCCGCGAACAACGAAGTCAACGAGAAACTGCTGAACCGCCGTAAATTCCTGGGTGCCGCTGGCGCCGTCGGCGCAGGCACCCTGCTGGCAGGCTGCGCTCCCGGCATGACCGGCGGCGCGATGGCCCAGGGCAGCATGGACAAGAAGCCCAACCTGGACGGGACCATCTTCAACTTCGCCCTGAACCTGGAATACCTGGAAGCCGCCTTCTACCTGGCCGCCGTGGGCCGCCTGGAAGAATTGGACGCGGTGGGCGGTGACAGCAGCAAGGTCATCCTGCCAGCCGGATTCACCGGCAAGGGCGGCGCGGGCATCAAGTTCGAATCGGCAGATGTGGCCGCCTACGCCAACGAGATTGCCTCCGACGAGCTGAACCACGTGCGGATCATTCGCACGGTGCTGGGTAAGGGTGCGGTGGCGCAGCCCATGATCGACCTCGGGCCAGCCTTCCTGGCCGCGGGCAACGCGGCCTCGGGCGGCGCGATCACCGGCTTTAATCCCTTTGCCAATGACCTGTTCTTCCTGCACGGCGCGTTCATCTTCGAGGACGTGGGCGTCAGCGCGTACAAGGGCGCGGCCCGGTTGCTGACCGATACCTCGGCGGGCGGCAACCTGGAAAATGCCGCCGGCATCCTGGCCGTCGAGGCGTACCACGCCGGGCAGATCCGCACCCTGCTCTACCAGCAGCGCAACACCCAGGTGACCCCTGCCCTCAAGGTCAGTGACGTCGTGGCTGCCATCAGCAACCTGCGCGACGCCGTGGACGGGGCCAGCGACGTCGATCAGGGCATCCTGAATGCGGCGGGCGGCGCGAACATCGTGCTGGCCGACAACAACTCGATTGCCTTCAGCCGCACCCCCCGTCAGGTGGGCAACATCGTCTTCCTGAAGGTGGACGCGGTCAAGGGTGGTTTCTTCCCCGAGGGCCTGAACGGCGACTTCGCCGCGATCCTGGCACTGTAA